In Effusibacillus pohliae DSM 22757, a genomic segment contains:
- a CDS encoding MFS transporter: MDVLKRESQTQYRILWIICAAHFLQDLLTSVVPAMLPVLQQEMSLNYAQLGIVVMVANLTASFLQPGLGYMTDKKPVPWLLPLAALFAGLGLTGIAYAHSFAEVLLMVVLIGLGSATFHPEASRVAHLAAGSRKGLAQSIFQVGGNAGQAFGPLMISLLLLPFGLKGSFWLLPPALLSAAALTIVARWYKNWTGTRRKSGQAATGANRYGALALLVGVVSIRSWIHIGIASFLPLYYINILGMNTTTAEVYLFVFLLAGAIGTFVGGPLADRFSKRSILLFSMVGAIPFILLIPHLTGGLALLNIFVVGFISLCSFAVTVVYAQELVPGKIGMVSGLMIGFAIGAGGIGAAVMGYFAKSAGLATLIELLLVLPVIGWLLGSRLPKDGANSTAASASA; encoded by the coding sequence GTGGATGTCTTGAAGCGGGAGTCACAGACACAATATCGGATTTTGTGGATCATTTGCGCCGCTCATTTTCTGCAGGATTTGCTGACGTCGGTGGTACCGGCGATGCTGCCGGTTCTGCAACAGGAGATGAGCCTGAACTACGCCCAGTTGGGGATCGTGGTGATGGTCGCGAATCTTACGGCATCCTTCTTGCAGCCGGGACTCGGCTACATGACGGACAAAAAACCGGTGCCGTGGCTATTGCCGCTGGCTGCCCTGTTTGCGGGGCTCGGCTTGACCGGCATCGCGTACGCCCACAGTTTTGCCGAGGTTTTGCTGATGGTAGTGCTGATCGGGCTTGGGTCGGCGACTTTTCATCCGGAAGCGTCGCGGGTTGCCCATCTGGCGGCGGGGTCCCGCAAGGGTCTGGCGCAGTCGATTTTTCAGGTGGGAGGCAATGCCGGACAAGCGTTTGGCCCGCTGATGATTTCGCTGTTGCTGCTGCCGTTCGGACTGAAAGGATCGTTCTGGCTGCTGCCGCCTGCCTTGTTGAGCGCCGCCGCCCTGACCATTGTCGCCCGCTGGTATAAAAATTGGACGGGTACCCGGCGAAAATCCGGTCAGGCTGCAACCGGCGCCAACCGGTATGGCGCGCTGGCTTTGCTGGTCGGCGTGGTCAGCATCCGTTCCTGGATTCACATTGGCATCGCCAGCTTTTTGCCGCTCTATTACATCAATATATTGGGCATGAACACGACGACCGCGGAAGTCTATCTGTTTGTGTTTCTGCTGGCGGGCGCCATCGGCACGTTTGTCGGCGGTCCGTTGGCGGACCGTTTTAGCAAACGCAGTATTTTGCTGTTTTCGATGGTGGGCGCGATTCCGTTCATCCTGTTGATTCCTCATTTGACAGGTGGGCTGGCGCTGTTGAACATTTTTGTCGTCGGGTTTATCAGCTTGTGCAGTTTTGCAGTGACGGTGGTCTATGCGCAGGAGCTGGTGCCGGGCAAAATCGGAATGGTGTCCGGTCTGATGATCGGATTTGCAATCGGCGCGGGCGGTATCGGTGCTGCGGTGATGGGCTATTTCGCCAAATCGGCCGGCCTCGCCACACTGATCGAACTGCTGCTGGTGCTGCCGGTTATCGGCTGGCTGTTGGGAAGTCGGCTGCCGAAGGACGGAGCCAACAGCACCGCCGCTTCCGCTTCGGCGTGA
- the rraA gene encoding ribonuclease E activity regulator RraA, translated as MGFKTADLCDQYHQELQICEISFVSYGGKARFSGPIATVEVLDDNVLVRQAIETVPPGSVLVVDGGGSRRCALLGDQLAALAQQRGLSGVILNGCARDVADLAKLQLGVLALGSMPLKSRKEGKGKRDVVLKFGGVEWVPGHYAYADEDGVVISPRPLVE; from the coding sequence ATGGGGTTCAAAACAGCCGATTTGTGTGATCAGTATCATCAGGAACTGCAAATTTGCGAGATCAGTTTTGTCTCGTATGGAGGGAAGGCCCGTTTTTCTGGGCCGATCGCCACGGTGGAAGTGTTGGATGATAACGTGTTGGTCCGCCAGGCGATTGAAACGGTTCCGCCCGGTTCCGTTTTGGTGGTAGACGGGGGAGGATCGAGAAGATGCGCATTGCTTGGGGACCAATTGGCCGCATTGGCCCAGCAGCGAGGATTGTCGGGTGTGATTCTGAACGGTTGTGCCCGGGATGTCGCGGATCTCGCCAAGCTGCAATTGGGGGTTTTGGCGCTTGGCAGCATGCCTCTGAAAAGCAGGAAGGAAGGCAAAGGAAAGAGAGATGTGGTACTGAAATTCGGCGGTGTCGAATGGGTACCCGGCCATTATGCCTATGCGGATGAGGACGGAGTGGTGATTTCCCCGCGGCCGCTTGTGGAGTAA
- a CDS encoding amino acid permease, producing MENQVRMKATIGLPQAVALYIGAVLGSGVLLVPGLAAEIAGPASLVAWGLMTLLILPMALSMGLLSAKFPNAGGVSHFVTKAFGPQAGTLVGWFFLMSVPIGAPVVALTGAGYFSTALGWGETSRVLIAVLMLVIGVATNWVGMKLAGQVQVAVVVSILSVLILAIIGSIPHIQSANFTPFLPNGWISVGQAAAILFWCFIGWEAVSHLSEEFVDPQREAIKGVTIAAAIVGVFYFLTAFATVGTHSYGSVSSEASLVLVIERMLGASGAVVAGLTGVFICTATIIAYVGAASRLAYALAVNGDAPKPLAALSKTYQTPLGGLVFLTVCFGIVLLLYVTGTVSLSTLIQFPNATFLLTYLGGCAAGIRLLKGSYLGVGISWLSFLLTACIFPFVGWAVLYPAVIVTGLWTAGKINVKWR from the coding sequence ATGGAGAATCAAGTCCGAATGAAAGCCACCATCGGCTTGCCGCAAGCTGTAGCCCTTTACATCGGCGCCGTTCTGGGGTCGGGGGTGCTGCTGGTGCCGGGATTGGCCGCTGAAATCGCAGGCCCCGCCTCGCTCGTCGCCTGGGGGCTGATGACCCTCCTGATTCTGCCGATGGCCTTGTCGATGGGGCTGCTGTCGGCGAAATTCCCGAATGCGGGCGGCGTGTCGCATTTTGTGACAAAAGCGTTCGGGCCACAGGCCGGTACGCTGGTCGGCTGGTTTTTCCTGATGTCCGTTCCGATCGGAGCCCCTGTTGTCGCACTTACCGGAGCGGGGTATTTCAGCACTGCCCTGGGGTGGGGAGAAACAAGCCGTGTCCTGATCGCTGTCCTGATGCTTGTGATCGGTGTCGCAACCAATTGGGTTGGGATGAAATTGGCCGGGCAGGTTCAAGTAGCGGTGGTGGTGTCGATTCTATCCGTACTGATCCTGGCGATCATCGGATCCATCCCCCATATCCAGTCTGCAAACTTCACTCCTTTTCTCCCCAATGGCTGGATCAGCGTCGGGCAGGCCGCCGCCATCCTGTTCTGGTGTTTTATCGGGTGGGAGGCCGTCTCCCATCTCTCGGAAGAGTTTGTGGACCCGCAGCGGGAAGCGATCAAAGGCGTCACCATCGCAGCGGCAATCGTTGGCGTTTTCTATTTCCTGACCGCTTTCGCAACGGTGGGAACGCATAGCTATGGATCCGTCAGCTCGGAAGCGTCACTCGTGCTGGTCATCGAGAGAATGTTGGGAGCCAGCGGAGCTGTTGTCGCCGGGTTGACCGGGGTGTTCATTTGCACCGCCACCATCATTGCTTATGTGGGCGCCGCTTCCCGGCTTGCCTATGCATTGGCGGTCAACGGGGACGCTCCCAAGCCGCTGGCGGCGCTTTCGAAAACATATCAAACGCCGCTTGGCGGACTCGTATTCTTGACGGTTTGTTTCGGAATCGTGCTCTTGCTTTACGTTACCGGAACCGTCTCCCTGTCCACGTTGATCCAGTTTCCCAACGCCACGTTTCTTCTCACCTACCTCGGCGGATGTGCGGCGGGAATCCGGCTCCTGAAGGGCAGTTATTTGGGGGTGGGCATCAGCTGGCTGTCGTTCCTGCTCACAGCCTGCATCTTCCCGTTCGTCGGTTGGGCGGTGTTGTATCCGGCGGTGATCGTCACCGGCTTATGGACGGCAGGCAAAATAAATGTAAAATGGAGATGA
- a CDS encoding metal-sensitive transcriptional regulator: MHGYRSNKDDLLRRLKKIEGQIRGIQKMIEEDRYCVDILAQLAAVKAATNKVGLSLIDSHTRGCVANAIQEGDGSKHIEELLEVIRIFTK, from the coding sequence ATGCACGGCTACCGTTCGAACAAAGACGATTTGCTGCGGCGGCTGAAAAAAATCGAGGGGCAGATCCGCGGCATTCAAAAAATGATTGAAGAGGATCGCTACTGTGTGGACATTCTTGCACAATTGGCTGCGGTCAAAGCGGCGACCAACAAAGTGGGGTTAAGCTTAATCGACAGCCATACGCGGGGCTGTGTGGCGAACGCCATTCAAGAAGGGGACGGCTCGAAGCACATTGAAGAACTGCTGGAAGTCATCCGCATCTTTACGAAATAA
- a CDS encoding cation diffusion facilitator family transporter, with amino-acid sequence MEHRERVSKMAAWISVVSNVLLTVLKLAIGYLFLSEALIADGFHSAADVLASVAVLISMKVSNRPADDDHPYGHGKAEVVASGIVAGILTVAAIEIAAGSIEALFEPPHAPSWIAFAAAGFSWLLKQILYTYTMRLGKKLNSPGLIATAVDHQADVIASIAATTGIGIALAGTWWKLPALYYADPVAGFVVALLILKLAYDTGKESVEVLMERTVEQGKLDAFAETILAVPHVKRLDRLRARAHGHYILVDVRVGVPGTITVQEGHDVARTIRDAIKREHPDVEEVLVHLNPWYEEAEAER; translated from the coding sequence TTGGAACACCGGGAACGGGTAAGCAAAATGGCCGCCTGGATCTCTGTTGTGTCCAATGTGTTGTTGACCGTTTTGAAACTGGCGATCGGCTATCTGTTCCTGAGCGAGGCACTGATCGCCGACGGGTTCCACTCGGCGGCCGATGTACTTGCCTCCGTAGCCGTGTTGATTTCGATGAAGGTTTCCAATCGGCCAGCGGACGATGACCACCCGTACGGGCACGGCAAAGCGGAGGTGGTCGCTTCCGGCATCGTGGCGGGGATTCTGACGGTGGCGGCGATCGAGATCGCGGCCGGCTCGATCGAAGCGTTGTTTGAACCGCCGCACGCACCGAGTTGGATTGCGTTCGCGGCAGCCGGTTTCTCTTGGCTGTTGAAACAAATTTTGTATACCTATACGATGCGGTTGGGCAAAAAACTCAATTCCCCCGGCCTGATCGCGACGGCGGTCGATCACCAGGCGGATGTGATCGCTTCGATTGCCGCTACGACCGGGATCGGGATTGCGCTGGCGGGAACCTGGTGGAAGCTGCCTGCGCTCTATTACGCAGACCCGGTAGCCGGGTTTGTGGTTGCTTTGCTGATTCTCAAATTGGCCTATGACACGGGAAAAGAATCGGTGGAAGTGTTGATGGAGCGGACGGTCGAACAGGGGAAACTGGATGCGTTCGCCGAGACGATTTTGGCAGTGCCGCATGTAAAACGGTTGGATCGGCTGCGCGCCCGGGCGCACGGCCACTACATCCTGGTCGATGTGCGGGTGGGAGTACCGGGCACGATTACGGTGCAGGAAGGGCACGATGTGGCCCGCACCATCCGCGATGCGATCAAGCGAGAGCATCCAGATGTGGAAGAGGTGCTGGTCCATCTGAACCCCTGGTATGAGGAAGCGGAAGCCGAACGATAA
- a CDS encoding LysR substrate-binding domain-containing protein, producing MQNLGVSMLPERVVRDETKAGSLVAHDIAQGKLTRPTLIAYPKHKQTDKELLRFVNWLVESY from the coding sequence ATGCAAAATCTCGGCGTGTCGATGCTTCCGGAACGCGTGGTGCGGGACGAAACAAAAGCGGGATCACTCGTTGCGCACGACATCGCGCAGGGCAAACTGACCCGCCCGACATTGATCGCCTATCCGAAACACAAGCAGACAGACAAAGAACTGTTGCGGTTTGTGAACTGGCTGGTCGAGTCGTACTAG
- a CDS encoding L,D-transpeptidase family protein yields MQSIKWLTGICLLWWCLSGSPARADVPFPSSAPAGEIALQIDPLRNRLIVLVDGIPYKKYPIALGRPDTPTPVGEWKVINKYKNWGSGFGTRWLGLNVPWGTYGIHGTNRPGSIGHDASHGCVRMFNKDVEELYEWVKIGTPVSILGHPLREPSLDPRRLAAGDVGSDVLLVQSRLQSAGFYYGPCNGRFSHATEQAMKRYEKAHGLPVDGVVSQHDYQALGLVE; encoded by the coding sequence ATGCAATCGATCAAGTGGCTGACCGGAATTTGCCTGTTGTGGTGGTGCCTGTCCGGCTCTCCTGCGCGAGCGGACGTCCCGTTTCCGTCTTCCGCGCCGGCCGGGGAGATCGCATTGCAAATCGATCCGCTGCGGAACCGCTTGATCGTCCTCGTGGACGGGATCCCCTATAAAAAATATCCGATTGCTCTCGGACGACCGGACACACCGACACCGGTCGGCGAATGGAAAGTGATCAACAAGTATAAAAACTGGGGGTCCGGCTTTGGCACCCGCTGGCTCGGACTGAACGTGCCCTGGGGAACCTACGGTATTCACGGCACGAACCGGCCCGGTTCGATCGGGCACGATGCCAGTCACGGTTGCGTCCGCATGTTCAATAAGGACGTGGAGGAGCTGTATGAATGGGTGAAAATAGGGACCCCCGTGTCGATTCTCGGCCACCCGCTGCGCGAACCGTCGCTTGACCCCCGCCGACTGGCGGCCGGCGATGTCGGATCGGATGTGCTGCTGGTGCAGAGTCGGCTGCAGAGCGCAGGTTTTTACTACGGACCGTGTAACGGGCGGTTCAGCCACGCGACCGAACAGGCGATGAAACGGTATGAAAAAGCGCACGGATTGCCGGTTGACGGGGTCGTCAGCCAGCACGATTACCAGGCGCTCGGCCTGGTGGAATAA
- a CDS encoding DMT family transporter: MSRSLYLSLAVLSLIWGGSFFFIKILLRNFDPWSIAFLRITFGLLAVVLVIALSRQRIRLQGLPWFPLLVVGLFNTVIPWGLIGFSETRLTSSMASILNATTPLWSTVIGMLLFQGKPTRNHWLGIGIGFFGLLVLLDVNPATIVSVDPTGLLCMLAAAIFYGFSSHYSKRHFSELSVYEISFGTLFAGAVASGLLTLLFGDFSVQPLVSWTNGLAFLGLGAFGSGIAFVLFFHLVQKGSPELATMVTYLVPGTAIVWGALLLNEPVTWNLLIGLVLILSGVYVSNQTGSILPRKHLHSSKAK, from the coding sequence ATGTCACGTTCGCTCTACTTGTCCTTGGCCGTATTGAGCCTGATCTGGGGAGGCTCCTTTTTCTTTATCAAAATTCTGCTGCGGAATTTCGATCCCTGGTCGATCGCATTTTTGCGAATTACGTTTGGCCTGCTTGCCGTCGTGTTGGTGATCGCACTGAGCCGCCAGCGGATCCGGTTGCAAGGGCTGCCTTGGTTCCCCTTGTTGGTAGTGGGGCTGTTCAACACGGTCATTCCCTGGGGGCTGATCGGTTTCAGTGAAACCCGCTTAACCAGCAGCATGGCCTCCATTCTGAATGCTACTACACCGCTCTGGTCGACAGTCATCGGCATGCTCTTGTTTCAGGGGAAACCCACCCGCAACCACTGGCTGGGCATCGGAATCGGATTTTTCGGATTGCTGGTGCTGCTCGACGTCAATCCCGCCACCATCGTGTCAGTCGATCCGACGGGCTTGCTTTGCATGCTTGCAGCCGCGATTTTTTACGGCTTCTCATCCCACTATTCGAAGCGTCATTTCAGTGAACTGTCCGTCTATGAAATTTCATTCGGGACTTTGTTTGCAGGAGCCGTCGCCAGCGGCCTGTTGACATTGCTGTTTGGCGATTTCTCCGTGCAGCCCCTCGTCTCATGGACCAACGGTCTTGCCTTTTTGGGGTTGGGTGCGTTCGGATCCGGCATCGCGTTTGTCCTGTTTTTCCATCTGGTGCAAAAAGGCAGCCCCGAACTGGCCACGATGGTCACCTACCTGGTTCCCGGCACTGCCATTGTGTGGGGGGCTCTGCTGCTGAACGAACCGGTCACCTGGAATTTGCTGATCGGGTTGGTTCTCATTCTGTCCGGCGTATATGTATCCAACCAGACCGGCTCGATTCTCCCTCGCAAGCATCTGCACAGTTCAAAAGCAAAATAA
- a CDS encoding LysR family transcriptional regulator — MELRQLNTFKVVAEAKGFTRAAELLGYAQSSVTAQIRALEEELGMPLFDRLGKKVVLTDAGRRLLPYAQEMLKLQAAVKELLQAGEVPAGTITVGAVESLAAYRLPSVLQEYKRLYPQVKIILKPGVCWEMRNQVRNGELDLAFTLDAETDAPDLISELLVRERMALIGPPDHHLVGKKRIELIDLAAETLLYTEPGCSYRAQFEQYLLGHGIVQANHLEFWNIEAIKNCVMCGIGIALLPMITVSSELAAQKIALLAWDEAAVQVATQIVYHKAKWLSPALWEFLRIVRKHAETWRS; from the coding sequence GTGGAACTGCGTCAGTTGAACACGTTCAAAGTGGTGGCGGAAGCCAAGGGGTTTACGCGGGCGGCGGAGCTGTTGGGCTATGCGCAGTCCAGCGTGACCGCCCAAATTCGGGCGCTGGAGGAAGAACTCGGGATGCCGCTGTTCGACCGGCTCGGCAAGAAGGTGGTGCTGACCGATGCGGGCAGGCGGCTGTTGCCGTATGCGCAGGAGATGTTGAAGCTGCAGGCTGCCGTCAAGGAATTGCTGCAGGCCGGTGAAGTGCCGGCCGGCACGATCACGGTCGGCGCCGTCGAATCGTTGGCCGCGTACCGCTTGCCGTCTGTGCTGCAGGAATACAAACGGCTGTATCCGCAGGTGAAAATCATCCTGAAGCCCGGCGTCTGCTGGGAAATGAGAAACCAGGTGCGCAACGGCGAACTGGACCTCGCCTTCACACTGGATGCGGAGACAGACGCGCCGGATCTGATTTCCGAACTTTTGGTCAGAGAGCGAATGGCCCTGATCGGGCCGCCCGACCATCATTTGGTTGGAAAAAAGCGGATCGAGCTGATCGATCTGGCGGCGGAAACCCTGTTATACACGGAGCCGGGGTGCAGCTACCGCGCCCAGTTCGAACAATATCTGCTGGGCCACGGGATCGTCCAGGCCAACCATCTGGAATTTTGGAACATCGAGGCGATCAAAAACTGCGTGATGTGCGGGATCGGCATCGCCTTGCTGCCGATGATCACGGTGTCGTCCGAGCTGGCCGCGCAAAAAATCGCGCTGCTTGCGTGGGACGAAGCGGCCGTTCAGGTGGCCACCCAGATCGTCTATCACAAAGCGAAGTGGCTGTCGCCCGCATTGTGGGAATTTTTGCGGATTGTCCGGAAGCATGCGGAGACCTGGCGATCCTAG
- a CDS encoding MDR family MFS transporter, with the protein MINRVRSFFQSYHPIVHSLICGTVLARAADSMSMPFLAIYLSRHVEMSPALIGVTIGLGPVAGTLGGFVGGTLSDRFGRRKVMMSALYVWGLVFLGFGLATKPWMFMILAMLNGLCRSFFEPVSQALMADLTEPERRFRVFSLRYTAINIGVSVGPLAGALFGLAAGWLPFVITGLIYLSYASVLNLLLNRFGIRQIEGQKKEHVTFRSALHVIVHDSAFRLYILGGMFTAIGYSQMNVTLSQYAEHSFVDGVTLFAWMMSVNALTVIAFQMPLAKWAEKRTALASIAVGNCFYALGDVGFALAGGWGTMIFSMVIFTIGEILTFPAGSVFIDRLAPEGMRGTYFGAKNFSNVGQFLGPWLGGMLLVAYGGTTLFLTMAFVSLFSTVFYWAGQRRYELNTGQSIHMLRGA; encoded by the coding sequence ATGATAAACCGGGTTCGGTCGTTTTTCCAATCGTATCATCCGATTGTCCATTCGCTGATCTGCGGGACGGTGCTGGCGCGGGCGGCCGACTCGATGAGCATGCCGTTTCTGGCGATTTATCTGTCGCGCCATGTGGAGATGAGCCCGGCGTTGATCGGCGTTACGATCGGGCTGGGGCCGGTCGCCGGCACGCTCGGCGGATTTGTCGGCGGTACCTTGTCGGACCGGTTCGGCCGCAGGAAAGTGATGATGAGCGCCCTGTATGTGTGGGGGCTGGTGTTTCTCGGGTTTGGTCTCGCCACAAAGCCGTGGATGTTTATGATTCTTGCCATGTTGAACGGTCTTTGCCGGTCGTTCTTTGAGCCGGTGTCACAGGCGCTGATGGCCGATCTGACGGAGCCGGAGCGGCGGTTTCGCGTCTTTTCCCTGCGCTATACCGCGATCAATATCGGCGTCTCGGTGGGCCCGCTGGCGGGGGCGTTGTTTGGCCTGGCAGCCGGCTGGCTGCCGTTTGTGATCACCGGCCTGATTTACCTGTCGTATGCGAGCGTGTTGAATCTGTTGCTCAACCGGTTTGGCATTCGCCAAATCGAAGGGCAGAAAAAGGAGCATGTGACGTTCCGCTCCGCCCTGCACGTGATCGTTCATGATAGCGCTTTCCGGTTGTACATCCTGGGTGGGATGTTTACGGCGATCGGATATTCGCAGATGAACGTGACGCTGTCCCAGTATGCGGAACACAGCTTCGTCGACGGCGTAACATTGTTTGCCTGGATGATGAGCGTCAATGCGCTGACGGTCATCGCCTTCCAGATGCCGCTTGCAAAATGGGCCGAAAAGCGGACGGCGCTCGCCAGCATTGCGGTTGGAAACTGCTTTTACGCGCTGGGGGACGTGGGGTTTGCGCTGGCGGGCGGCTGGGGCACGATGATTTTTTCCATGGTGATATTCACGATCGGGGAGATCTTGACGTTTCCGGCAGGCAGTGTGTTTATCGATCGGCTGGCGCCGGAGGGGATGCGGGGCACCTATTTTGGCGCGAAAAATTTCAGCAATGTCGGCCAGTTTCTCGGACCGTGGCTCGGCGGCATGCTACTCGTGGCGTATGGAGGAACGACGCTGTTTCTGACGATGGCGTTCGTCTCGCTGTTCTCAACCGTATTCTACTGGGCGGGCCAGCGTCGGTACGAGCTGAACACGGGGCAATCGATTCATATGCTGAGGGGCGCGTAG
- a CDS encoding ATP-binding protein, which produces MATGTSLGLPVCKQMIEEHGGTVHVMGQPGEGSCFIVRLPLPHTRGSDGPAPLPHLDALA; this is translated from the coding sequence ATGGCAACAGGGACCAGCCTCGGCCTCCCCGTCTGCAAACAGATGATCGAAGAACACGGCGGAACCGTTCATGTGATGGGCCAACCGGGTGAAGGAAGCTGTTTTATCGTTCGGCTTCCGCTTCCTCATACCAGGGGTTCAGATGGACCAGCACCTCTTCCACATCTGGATGCTCTCGCTTGA